ACGGCCACCCGCACGTCACTGATGCTGGCGGCTGCTGGAGACCAGAACTAGAGGCAGAGTCCAGGTAGGCAGAAAAGCTGGCGTGGTGAGGCCACCGGTGTTTAGGGGACAAGGGGAGACATGGCCTTGGCTGGGTGACACAGTCCATGACCACAGCTCACTAGAGCGGCAGCTGGATCTGCCACACAGGCCATAAACCCTCCCTGCGTGCTGTGGGGAGGAGCGCTGCGATGCAGGGCAAACACACAGTGGTAAGGTCACCTGTGCTGGGTGACGTGGGGCACCGGGACGAGCCTTGTGCAGGGCTGCTTTGTGGGAAAATGTTCAGCTGGGGGGAAACCCTGTCTCCAGGGGGCCCCGGGCAGCCCTGGCCCACCTGGCACGTGCCAGATGCAGCACCTTGGCTGGGAATGGGTTATCCCCGCTGCGATCACGGGGCTGTTTATTCACCGGGCTGTTTATTCACTGGCTCCATTTCCTGGGCCCTCGGTGCAGTTGGAAACTAGAGGCCAATGGCTCATTACCGTGCAATTAAGGCACACCCCTCCTccctgtgcaggcaggcagctgagcaCCCTCTGTCCCTGCAGGGTGCGGAGCCATGAAGCTGAACGAACGGAGCCTGGCCTTTTATGCCACCTGTGACTCCCCCGCCGACAATGCCGGCTTCCTCTACAAGCGTGGTGAGCGGCACACAGCATACCATCGCCGCTGGTTCGTGCTGAAGGGCAACATGCTCTTCTACTTCGAGGAGCGGGAGAGCCGGGAGCCGGTGGGTGTCATCGTGCTGGAGGGTTGCACCGTGGAGCTCTGCGAGTCAGCTGAGGAATTTGCCTTCGCCATCCGCTTTGGCGGCACCAAGTCACGCACCTATGTGCTGGCAGCGGAGAGCCAGGCCGCCATGGAGTCATGGGTGAAGTCGCTCTCACGAGCCAGCTTTGACTACATGCGCCTGGTGGTGCgggagctggagaagcagctggaagagaTGCGCTGGGGGCCGGCCAGTGGATGCGGAGGCTGCCAGCAGTCACCTGGCTCCTGGAAGCCAAAGGCCTCGGGGCCAGAGCGGTGCCCTGAGcggctgccagctctgcccaccATCCTGCCAAAGGAGAACGGCTGTGCAGTGTGGAACAATGCACAAGGAGTGGACCAGCCGCCCAACACCTCTGGCTGCGGCGGGCATGACGGTGAGGGGAACCTGCGCCCACCACCAGTGCCACCACGCAGGCGGGCATCAAGCAGCGAGGCAGGGAGTGCCAGGGTGGCCGTGGCGGAGAGCCCATCCACCTTCTGCCAGCTCCATGAGCGGTATGGCCAGGAGGTGGCCCAGCTGCGGCAGAACTGGCTGGAGAGGCGGCGTGGGCCCCGGCTCTGAGAGATGGCTGAGCCCTGGAGACCTGCCAGGACCTGTGACAGGGAGAAAGTGACCATCCTTGgtcccctcctcaccccaggATGTGCAGCCCTGTCTGTGGCAGTGATGGACACCTGCTGATGGTGCCACCAAGGGCCCAGAGCCGAGGGACACTAGTGCTGCTCCATGACGATGAAATGCCAGCCCGGCACCAATGGCAGCTGGGCTCAGCATGCTGCTGGCCAGGCATGAAACCCCTGCGCTCTTGGGGCTGCCAGGCTCTCAGGCATCTTGTGCCAGACAGTGGGTGCTCCCCGCAGGGGTGCACCCCTCTGGCCATGCCTGGGGGTGGGTGCAGGGTGATCCACTCAGTGCTACGAACCACTTGCTGGCTGATGCTTCCTGGGACTTGACCACTGCACTGGGTCTGGTGGGACCTCTTGATGTTCTTGCAGTGGGGTCATGCACTAACAATGCTTTTGGAGGAGGATTTTGATGGGATATCACCTGCCTGAGCCTCTGTGTGGGTGTTTCACAGCCAGGGAGCCTGCTaccaccttcccctccctgcccagcacaaaCTATTGGCTGAGGTTGGCTGAGCTCCACCGGatccctctgctccagcaggatgtggtttgaaaatgaaaatatcagcGAGTGCAGTCCTTCCTTAATGGCAGCAGCACCTCATGCCCCAGCTACCCTGGGAGCTGGTGACACTCGGCTCCGGGTGTTTTGCACAGGGCGATTGCTGTTTTCGGCCCGGCTGGTGAACCCATGGTGGGGGCAGACCTGAGAGgaacacagcagctgcagggactGCCTTGCTGGGCAGATATTTCAGGGCAGGGCACCATCCCTGGGCTGGCTCACTAAGGGGAAGCATCGCTCGCAGCGGTGAATGGGAACGTATGTGTCAGCAGCGGAGGGTATCAAATGATTCATGTGccaaaacagagcaaagcaTGTCTTGTGCCAgtgtttctcttttatttccctgaTGGTTTATATCGACGCTAAAGCTGCTGGCCTGGAGGTGGGGTGACCTGCCTCAGGTGTGGGAGGAGCAGTTGGGGTGCCCTGGGTTTGGCTGGGTGGCTCTGGCTCCCTTTGTCCCTGTGGGACAGGCACAAGATTTTGCTACAGTAAAAGTTGTTTCAGAAATTCCCTCCTGACCCTGGTTCTTGCTTGCACCTTTAagcccctggggagggaggcCCAGGTGGGAATTAATCCTCCATTTTAACCCCCTCCTGTCTGTCCCCACTGTGTCTGTGGGGCTGCACAGGGACTGTGTTGCCCAAGTAGGAAACAGCCAACACTAGGGTCTCGCAAGTGCCCTGGAGCCCTACATCTGCccacagggaagggaagggatgggatgggatggatgggtgggatgggatgagatgatgccaccctggggacatcaggACATACAGTGCCAGGGTGGACCCCTGGCAGGGACAGCACAGTTCTATCCTGCATGACAGCTTGAACACCAGGCACAGGTGACCAACACAGGGGACTGGGCATTGGAAAAGAGCTGGAGGACTGATTGGGAGCACAACCCTCCACAGTTTCACTGGCGGTAATGGCACTGTGTGCCCCACTGTGAGTTGCTGGTGCATTACAGGCTTGATGGGATGTTACAACCATCCCTCCAAACCCTAGGTTACAGGCAGCACTGTGTGATGCCACCCGGGTTTGGGCGCCCCTGGTCAGGTGGCCCTGCACCCTCAGTGGGATGTCCCCAGCCAGCTGCCGAGGCCAGGGGCAAAATATCTGTCCCCTTGCAGGGGCTTATATCGGTGCTACACAGGGACCAGGGACCCTGACCTTGTGGAAGTGGCCAATGCGTCCCTGTGTCCCTGCCTGTGACATCCCACCTGCGTGAACATCTCCAGCTTCTTGCTAACCGAGGGTCTTGCAGTGGTTGGTAGGGGATGTCTCTTGGGGAAACTGAAGCACAAAGCCAGCCAGAGTCACTTGCCCGCTGagagcactgcagagcatgGAGCCCTGCTCCTGGCCCAGCACAGCACCCCACTACTTGTTTCGGCATTTGGAGCAGTGCCGCCAAGGGCAGCCAGGGCGCAGCTATACCCGCAGCATCCAGATGATCAACACAGCCCCATCAGTCGGCTGCAGAAGATGATTCTGGTTTCCATGGCAGCCAGCCCAGCTTCTCCAGACGTTCagatattcattaaaaataaatccttcccAACATGTTAGCCGACAAACAAGCTTAAACAGATATGCAACATATGGATTTATTAATTCATCAAACGCAAACACCCCCGCCTTGTGTTGGAAGCTGCAAACTTGCCCAGCGATGGCCAGCTCTGAAGAAGAGTCATGCTGGGGTGCAGTGGCATTGGGCAATGCCAAGCCGAGCCTCATGCCAGAGAATGCTGAGTTaccccaggggcaggagcaaACCTGCACCAGGGATGAGCACAGGACTTTCATGGGACAGGATTGCACCTGGAGCTGGACTAACCCCATTTAACacccacttttttccccaaatcatGAGGAGGTATTTATGGCCAGAGAGCTCTCGCCATGAACCCAAGGCGAGGCTGTGACTTCCAAGGGAGCCAAAATCAACCCAGGTGCCAGGTGAACATGAGAGTTC
This DNA window, taken from Phalacrocorax carbo chromosome 15, bPhaCar2.1, whole genome shotgun sequence, encodes the following:
- the PHETA1 gene encoding sesquipedalian-1, with translation MKLNERSLAFYATCDSPADNAGFLYKRGERHTAYHRRWFVLKGNMLFYFEERESREPVGVIVLEGCTVELCESAEEFAFAIRFGGTKSRTYVLAAESQAAMESWVKSLSRASFDYMRLVVRELEKQLEEMRWGPASGCGGCQQSPGSWKPKASGPERCPERLPALPTILPKENGCAVWNNAQGVDQPPNTSGCGGHDGEGNLRPPPVPPRRRASSSEAGSARVAVAESPSTFCQLHERYGQEVAQLRQNWLERRRGPRL